Within the Nyctibius grandis isolate bNycGra1 chromosome 4, bNycGra1.pri, whole genome shotgun sequence genome, the region TGCTACTTTTTTGggaaagttttggtttttttttttaaacaaaaacgGACCCAGCAAACCCTTattctgtttccctttcttttgttttgtggggtttttttttgttttggttttctttttgtgggCTAAATACTGTGTATGCCTTATCCCTTCTCTTTGTAGTGGCCTGCCCTACCTCAGGTGTATGTTATCAATTGCTGATGGCTGTAGGGTGTTGCAGGGGTAGAAGACAATTAAGTAACCACATGTCCCAGGTGAAGGGTGTCCAATTACCTAAAGAGGGAGAAGCTGGAGacctggaacaggcttcctcGTGGGGTGGTCAATGCCCCAtgcctggcagtgtttaagaggcatttgggcAATGCCCTTAATAATCTGCTTTAACTTCTGGTCAGCCTTGACCagcagttggactaggtgatcatTGTAGGTCACTTCTAGCTGGAATTATTCTTGTCTCACTTTCATACCTTTCCTTGTGGCTGTGTAGTGAAATGGAGCACACAGGGTAGCTGTGTTCAGGTGATGTCTGctgcctttgtttcttttgttttggcaTGTCGTGAGTGGCGGGCATTAGTCAGAGTCTGTGGAGCAGAAAATAAGCTAATTTTGTAACGAAGTCTCTGTTTCAGCAGAACTCTGCTACCTCTGTGCAAGGCAGAAAACATTGTCATCTCTGTAATGTGTATTCGTATCCAAAAAAATATGCAGGTTGTTATGGATTTGCCTTGTGTTGTGGAAGTGATCCTTGACTGGACTTAAGGCTGAAGAGTTGTCTTAAGTCTCTCTCTTCCATTCTGTTTCTCTACACCATAAGAATATTCTAATTATATGCTCCCACTCTACAAACTGTAGTATTGCAGGGCAagtgtccccccccgccccgacctACCTGGGCAATAactgaaaggaaggaggagagtcAGAGGGCTTTAGAGGGGAGCACAGGGTAACATCAGCAGAAAGTAACTCTCATTTAAATGCAAGGAGGGAGAACCTGTATTCATCTTAACTGCAGAAAATTTTTAATCCTTTGGTTGAGTTGCTCCCTAGTTAAAAGGCAGCTAGATATTCTTGTGAGGTTATTTAATTTGAAGCTGGCAAATTCTTATTGAATCACTATACTGTTGataaaatgtagttttcttttctttccctatttGGCCCCAGACACAACTTACAACAACTTGTAAAACAGAACCAAGTATTACTGAATGATCAAACTTGGAAATCGACCTTTTATTTGACAATCATTCACtttattatatatacatatttaaagtCTGTACAtagtaaaatacaaaataaaagcatttctttataAGTTACACAATTAAACAGCTACATTTGTCTGTAGTTAAGCcatcatttaattaaaaaaaaggagagtaaCCTTGTTGAGCCATCGTTATATTCATTCACAATAACCTTGGTATAAAACATCCATACAGAGTAAGTGTACAAAATAGTGTACAGTTCATATAAGCTGTGCAAAGACAGCAAAGTTCAGTCAAATATCGAAGAGGCATATCCACGTTCCTCTGTCCACATCATGGAAGCAAAAGTGGAAGCAGAAGCAAAGTGGAAAAGAAGCACAGGACTGTGGGCAAAAGGTGGGTTAGACAGTGCTTTGAATATAATACTGATGCATAAATTACAATgaaaaacatataaatatataaggTCTCCATTCCACAAGGCACACTTACATTATACCTTAGAAGCCATTCCAGGGACTTCAATGGGTCTGTTGCACAAGTATTGTGCTATTTGGGGTGAAGAGGGAGGCAGCGCTTGGTCTGTGCCCCTCAATAACGTTACTGACTTTTGGAGGAAAGGGTTGCTAGGTCAGACCGGTCTTCAGGGTTTTGAACTCTGAATAGTAACTGGAAATTCACTTGAAAGGTAGTAAAAATGGCCACAGCAGCtatatggggttttttgttgtttcttatttggggaaaaaagtttcccTCTGAGCAGGCTGTAATTTCCTTCCTGCTACAAAGCAAGGAGCTGCTTGCTTTCAGGAGAAGGCAGCTAATTGAGCAAATGTTGATTGTAGAGAGTTATGAAAAGATTAGTAGATGATATGAATATGAAAACCTCCacatgggaggggaaaaaaataagggatACCTATAAGTAGAAATTCTTGCAGCTGTATGATAAAGAACCTGCACTGGAGAAGCATGTGGACATTTGGGTGGGACATCACCTCTTCAATTTATAGCactctgttttatttacatCTTTGCAATGTCCCCATGTGATGGtaggggcaggcagggtgatCTAAGAGACTGttatctcctcctcttccccttcatcatcctcttcCTCTGAGTCTGAGAAGTCTGAAGGTTTGCTGGGGCTGCTAGaatgggatggagaaggagaCATCTGGGAGTCCAGTCTGTCCCTCAAGTGTAGATGTTCTGGGGACTGGTGGTAGGTTAAGGGATGCCGGGGGCTGGGTGGGCACATGGGGGgaacttcctcctcctcctcctctcctgaaCATTTCTTGCCTACGTCACTGAGGTCTGGGTGAGGGTTGAACTTGGTGGGTAGGGTCTGTTCTCTGCAACCACCAGAAGAGAGGAGCTCTCTTTCTTTGGAGTTCCTCCACTTCATCCTCCTGTTCTGGAACCAGATCTTCACCTGAGGTGGGGGAAGcaacacagaaatgaaatggtTCAGTAAAACAGGGACCAGGAAAGGCCCTTTGGTTGCACCCTTGAAACCCTGTTCATGCCCATACCAAAGCCAACAGGAACCACAGAAACTGACCTTTGGGGACCCTAGCAGAGGGGTTGGGGGACAATAGGGCTGTGGTCTGTCCCATCCCACTCACCCAGCTGGGAATCATGCTGCTCTCTTGGCTCTGTTGATGCTTACAGCCCTGTAGCTTGCTTTGGTCTTTTTCCTGGTTGTGGACAGTTCTCACTGCTCCTgtccccttttcctcccctcccagcacccctctGCCCTCCTTACCCTGTGCCCCTTCTCACCTGCGAGTCCTTGAGGCCCAACTTGGCTGCCAACTTTTTCCTATCGGGTTTGCTGATGTACTTCTGCTTCTGGAACATCTTCTCCAGTGCCTTGCGCTGCACATCGGAGAAGACAGCGCGGCGCAGCATGCCACGACGGGGCTTGCCGCGGGCAGCCAGTGGCCAGGAGAAGGTGCCGGGGATAGGGACCACGGTGGAGGCGGCTGCGGGGGGAGACACACAGTTCTGAGAGGAGCAAGACTGGCCCCTAccaccccctccctgcctttCGGGTGGGCACCCCTCAACCTGGGGCTGTGAAAAGGAGCTTAAGGCTTAACTAAGCACCCCTCTTTCAGCCAATGATTGCTGGGATTAGATCTATCAACTCAAACGTGTAAAATGGATCAATAGTGGCCTGTTTTGTTGGGAGATTCAAAGGTCTCCGGCCTGAAAAGGCAAAGCGAGGCATACCAGCTAAGATAGAGGTATAATAAAAAAGCTTTCCCTTCTGCTCAgaagcatttgattttttttcagatgcttttatCATTTCAGACTCTTTATTATGCTCAAGATGAAAATGAGGACTTTTCTGATTCGAACAAAACCATGCCTCTTCAGATGCAGTTTTGATCAATCAGTATTCATCTTTTTATATTaatctcttctctctccccctccaaaGTTGGAGAATTCAATCCAAAGACATGAAAAGTAACAGCTAATTAGCACATTGCCTGGTTCCCAATGGCATTGGTATGATAAAAAGGGCAGggttttgccttaaaaaaaaaaaaaaaggcggggggggaaCCTCCccaagagagacagagatgCTAATGAAGCGTGAATGGTAATTGTGTAGTAATGAACTAACAGAAAAAGACTGAGGACAAGCAGCTAACGCCATATATTATTGGAACAAAAGAGATTTACACTTTCAAACTAAACACAACGGCATGCCAAGCTCCTCGGGAGAATACTGATGGCACAATCGTCTCTTTCCCCAAATCATTTTCATTAAATAGACATGAAAAGCTATTTATAAAGCTCAAGTTGTTTTTGTTAGGCTATTCACATGctggagaaaggaagcaaaTTCCATTATCCGGAGGATGAATGGAAGAgcttgggttattttttttgtcctctctccctttccctgttttctttttaaattaatagctTGTTTGTGtaattagatttctttttttaattgttctctCCACATAACACTTCAGGGCTGTAAGAACCGTACCCCCGTAGCCCGCTGTCTCGCCGGGGCCGTGTCGTTTGAGCACCGCGGACGGGCTAAACGAGAGGCGATGAAGTGGGGGAGACCCGAGGGGAGGGTTAGTACgcggtggaggaggaggaggagggcagtcAAGCGGGCTACCTCCGCTCTGCTCCGCCGGCGCGGAGCGTGTGCCGGGCGGGCTGCGCGGGCGCGGAGCGCGGCGGGAGCTGTCCGCTCCGTTCGTGGTGCTGAAAGCGGCGGGGCGGCTccggggaaggggaggggggcgcTGCTTGGGAGGAGGGGGACCCGCCTCGCCTTGGGACCGTGACAATCCCGGCTAATTTGCCGATCAgcggggggagcggacaggggATGTCAAGCAGTCACTGCCTGTGCTAAATAGGGCATCAAATTGGCGCGACGGATGCTCGACTGTTGTACTCCCTCCAACCTCTGAACTAGAGCATAACCCCCGGAGGGACACGGAGAAATATTACCGGGCTGTGTCcggagaggggagggaggggaggggtcCGCTCGGACAGAGAGGGACTTTTAAAGACCTACCTGGGAAATAGGAAGATCTGataaagggctggaaggatcCTTCGAAGTACGGAAAGGAGAAAGTCTTTGCAGGGACGCTCTGAAGCAACGCAGGAGAAGtttctaataaataaaattaaataaagcaaaggGTTACCACCGGTTTGACTCGACCGACGGCACGGCTGGATCTGTCTCTTGGTCCGGAGACCAATGCGGTACTTCTTTcctccccaccaaaaaaaaagagccagacGGAGCTCGGAACCGCCTAGGAAAAGACGCACTTTTGCTGCGATGGTTTTGCCAGCAAAGCGGGACCCGGGAGGGCAGAGTCAGTCCGGAGACTCGTCTGTGGGACCCCCCACCCGCCTGCCCGCTCCTCCCGTCCGTCCCGCGGCCGCTCCGGGGGCGGCGGAGCGGCACTAGCCGCCTGGCAGCGCTGCCCCCGCCCTGCGACACGAGCGATGCCGGCGGGCTCAGCACCTCGGTACAAGgtcctccctccctttcctaacccgtctccctcctctccccccatccccgccgccccctcctgcagcccctgggtTCCGCAGCATCCCGGAGCCGTGGACcggcgggcgcgggggccgGGAGCGGGCCGCTTACCGGCGCGGGGGGCGGAGGAGAGGATGGCGTTGACCCCAAACTTCAGGAAAGTGGAGTCGCTGCTGGAAGTCTGTGGcgaacagatcctcctggagCCGACGGCGGTGGTGGAGGTGGCGAGCTCCGGCGTCCCCGAGTCCGTCCTGGCCGCCGAGGTTGGGGGGGGacatgctggggggggggggcagtcCTGGGCAGGTAACCGGTGGGCCTGCTGATCCGGATCAAATCTTCCACCAGGAAGCTGGAATGGCTGGAAAAAGCTGACTGGAGCGACTGAGGCAAGGTGAGGGTGGGAGTCGGCCGCAGGAGGCTGGGGTAGACGGCCGGGGGGGCGATGAGGCTGGGGAACATCATCGCAGGGGCCGTCCgcggagcagggctggggccactcgcctgcttgtttgtttgtttgcttttgttttctgtttggcaAACCTCGTGTTAGTAAAGATCCAGCTAGCAAGCCTGGCAGGGTTCTCTCTGCCCCTTCCTCCTGGACGATGGGTTTTATAGTGGTCAGCCCCGCTGAGTCTCTTTCAAAAGTGACAGCCCCAACAATGGGGTTCAACAAAGTTCTCCACTTGAGCTTCATTCAGGGCGAGCTCCGGGCTTCTCCATTGGTCCGGGGCTGCAATTTATGATTGGATTAGACTTCATAAGCAACCGGGGCACAATGGCCCCGCCACAAAGAAAGTGTAGTCATCAATTTTGCATATTGACCGCCTCTTTGGAATACAGCGCTCCAAAGGCTCCCAGCAGGGTTTTGTTCAGAGGCAACACACACAGGCTAATTAAATGCCTATTTAAAAGTTTCGAATGACATCTTGCCTCGTAGAAAGGgaattatttaaagaaagcacTAAATTTATTTGCCGCTCCCCTGCTGAGTTTaggaaataaatcaataaatattcatataaaCTTATCTGCGGGCTCTCAGAAAAGCACGGGGTTTGTGGAATGGAAAATACAAATTAGAAAACGTGGAGTTAAGCTCTGTGGAGGGGGGGAATGTTCAGAGAGCAGATTCTACCGTGGTTTGAGCGCATTCTGTCCCCCGCTATTAGTATGCGGCagaatttgtgtgtgtatttgggATTGTTTTTCTATCTGCACGGCAAAGGTCCGGTATAAAGCGAATTTGCGGTGTCTTGCGTGCGTGTGCTCAGGCAAGAGGCTTGCCCATATCACACCGAAATATAAGCCTTATTGTAGCCGTGAAGAAATCTGCTCCGAGAAAAATCTGGGCACTGAACGCAGAAAAGTTCCGAAAAGCTTTGTGGGACCAGAGCAGCCCCCTCAGGTTCTCAATCTGTTGGTCCTCTTAAGCTCACTACATTAAAAACAGTGGAAATAGCTACCCTGCGATCGTGGAAATGAAGGCAGAGTTGCAGCATTTGGATCCTTTTGGCTGAAGGAGTCTGAGCTGGTGTCGGTTTTACCGGTGTTGGTGGCTCGAAGCCTCCTCGACGCCGCCAGATTCACCTGAACTGGCTCTTTATCTGCATGCGCAGGATTTCTGGAGGTGTGTTCAGCTCGGTGCCGCAGAGCCCCAAGTCTCTTAACTTTGGTGCGAGGGACAAATGACATCGTCTAACGGAAAAGTAGAAAACGGGGATTTTTCTGGCAGAGAGGTTTTGTTTGTGGTGGCAAATACGGAACTAGGCGCAAGTGTAGTTAATTTCCTTTGGAGCCGGGTGATGAAAGCAACTATAGAGAGTGGTTTTACCTGATTTCTCTGTTAAAGACTCTAACAGATGTGTTAAATGTCCTATGTTTTAAAAGCACCCTATTCAGTCCTTTGGTGTGGCTGAACCTTTGCAAGCAGAAGTGTGCAGCTCAACCATGCAGCCTTTATCCTATTAACCATGAACTAACTGTCACCTTcagctgttttccctttttactttttaacaCAAAGCTTTCTCAAAAATCTTATTAACCAGCTTTATTTCTCTCGATGGTTTTTGTCCGGACGTTTTGTGTTGATGATCTCCATGTCGATGCTTTAACCATTCAATAAAAGTGCATCTGCGATTTATATCACATTAGGGAAGAAAGAAAGTCTGTTAAACCTCTCCCTTGATTCAAATCAAGAAGTTATTTATTAGAGAGGACGGAATCAGCCCTCGAAATTGTATGATCGTGACAAGCTTTCCCGGTGCCGTACGCCGGCCTCCAGCAGACGAGCATCTGCAGAAAGCTGGCTTGGAAGATCCGCTATCTGAAAGCATCACTTCGAAATAAAACCTCGctggagtgtgtgtgtgtgtcccccccccccccccccctccagtTCTGTTAATCTTGATGCTTATTAGGTAAAGAAAAAAGCGAAGGAAGGCGTGGGCAGACCCCAAAGGCCTGGGGGGGTGGCAGTGGGCAGCGAGGCGGGTCCCCGGCACCTGCCCCCCGTCCCCGTCGAGCACCGCTCGGGCACGGCGGTGGGTGTCGGGGCGGtaggtgggggggggggaaggagaagcGGGAGGCTGCCCCGTCCTGCTCCGGGTTTAGCTTTGCTCGCCGGGGTGATCCCAAACCCGTTTATACGCATGGCTGCTCTCAAGGTGTTATTTAGCAAGCGAGTGAGACAGTAGcgaatggaaaaagcaaagagggCTTTCCCAATAAAATAACTGACTGGCACCCCCCTACGCGCCCCCCCCAACCCCGTCCCGtctctctcccctgctccctgcccctctcACAGCCGCAgtcctgccccctccccaccccggcATTTCCCAACGCGGCTCCGGCGTCTCGGAGCAGCCCGGGCGGGGCCGAGAACACTTAGGTTTTTTACAGTCATTATACGTTCCTTTGAGATGATTTACTCCTTTCTTTACATATACATTGGGGGCATTTTGCCTGACTATAGACCAACTGCTGCTAATTTCTCTGGTTTAAAAAAGAGGGTCTGACATTTTCGGGAAGGTTGGGTCAAACGCATGCTGGGGCACACGTGGACCCAGTTCCTTGTGATGCGTCTGAGCACACTCATAAAGAATTCCTTAAGCACCAAGGCAAAAGGGACTAGACATCTATTGAAAGGGGAAGATAGACCATAAGAAACCAAGAAATCAGACGAAAGGATCTTATTTTAAGTGATCTCCTTTGgaagtttcttttcaaaggcGGTGATCATTTAAGAGAAAGGGAATTCTAATGTCTCAGGATAAAACCTGTGACTAATGCCGTTTGACCTATGCTCATGCCGTTTTGTGCTTCCTGCCATTCATTTTAATGTCGTTATcttcaaatttatttcttaaaagtcACTCACTTTCTTTGtcgccaaaaaaaaaaggggggtttaaaaaaccccacccaaccGGTGGTGGGGCGGTGGTGGGGGGTTAGGGTGGGGGGTTAGGGCTTGAAGCCTGCGTGTGTCCCGGTCCGAGGCTGGTAATCCGCATGAAATTGGGAGAGCCAGCACTTCAAATCCGGAGACCAAAGAGCTCGCCTGGGCTGGGCCAGCGCCTGCCCCGAGGCCGGAGTCGCGCTGGGGAGCACCCTCTCCCCCCCGGCCGTCTCAATCCCCGGCACggccctgcccgctgcccccgcccgAGGAAACGGCCCCGAGGCGGGGCAGCTCccccgagccgggccgggccggtccccggcgctgcccgcagCCAGGTGAAAGCCAAATTtcaccctccccccccccccccccctcccttcccaagCCGGGTACCGCTCCCCAAGGGGCCAGACGAGTCCCCGCTCCGCCACCGCCTCCATCCGCGCCCCTGCGCGGGGACCGgctgcccaccccagccccgcagctTCTCGTTCTCCAAAGCTGCGGAGGAAGCGTGTGTGCGCgcgtgttttgtttttcttttacttttctcttcattttcccttctcccggggaggggggcagcggcgggagggagggatgctCCGTCCCCGGCGTCTCTGAGCTCCCTAACGATGCTTATGGACCTCGGCGGGAGCTTGAATGGAGGCTGCTGGGGCGAAGCTATATTAAGACACCTAAGGCTTCACCTTTAGAATTCAAGCACAAGGAACAGTAACTGTTGGTTCGTTCAAAGCTCTTCTAGATCTCCCCCCTTTTCTTGAAAATCCTTCTATTGTGCCAATCAAGCAGATGGTTTGCAGGAAATATAGCTTGGCCCCAGTGACCGAAACTAATTTTAACTAGCTTTCCAAGCCTGGCACGTTTGTTTTGCTCTTACAAAATAGCTAAAAAAACAGCTGGCAAGGGTGAATTAAACCCATTAAAGACACATTTATAAGAAATTATATTCACATAGGTTGCTTGAAACCCCCCTAAGAGGGGAGAGATGAGTgtattgaaatgaaaatgtcccCGAACACACTACCCTCCTTAACATCGCCTGAGAGtctcaaaacattttactaAATAGATTAACTTGACTATTGTTTCGCATCACATTTATCAGCTTCATTAAGTGAATAGCTGAACAAATATATTACGCATGCATGAAAAGCTCTTTTGGGGGCTGCCTTATTGTGTCCTCAGCCCTGACAGGTGGTTAACtgtgtttctctctcctctccccctctctctctctgcgCAAAGAAAGAGGGATCTTGGAGAGAGCGCGCAGCCCAGACTTGGCAAAGGGACCTAGAGGGGAGAgttactttcttttccctcGCCATTCATGCTGGCCAGCCTAGAGCGCACGCAGCCTGAAATGCAACCAGATGATCTGATCATGTCAAAAGTAATTAACTTTAGTTCAGTCTCTGTGTCTTGCTTGCACTTTACTAACTCCTTCCAAGCCTGTTTAATTTGCATCCTTtcttccaaatttgattattttgTCCACTTTGTCCTTTTATCCTTTACCCAACCTCcacctttgtttcaaaaaaaataatctggggTTGAACAATCCCTCTTCGTTCTTCTCCACTGATCTGTCTAATAACCACCCACACAACCTCCCTAAAAACAACTCCTTTCATGAGCTAAGATTTGCCCGTTTTGGAGAGCTAGGATTTGCAAAA harbors:
- the DBX1 gene encoding LOW QUALITY PROTEIN: homeobox protein DBX1 (The sequence of the model RefSeq protein was modified relative to this genomic sequence to represent the inferred CDS: inserted 1 base in 1 codon): MMFPSLIAPPAVYPSLLRPTPTLTLPQSLQSAFSSHSSFLVEDLIRISRPTGYLPRTAPPPQHVXPPTSAARTDSGTPELATSTTAVGSRRICSPQTSSSDSTFLKFGVNAILSSAPRAETSPALLQSVPAKTFSFPYFEGSFQPFIRSSYFPAASTVVPIPGTFSWPLAARGKPRRGMLRRAVFSDVQRKALEKMFQKQKYISKPDRKKLAAKLGLKDSQVKIWFQNRRMKWRNSKERELLSSGGCREQTLPTKFNPHPDLSDVGKKCSGEEEEEEVPPMCPPSPRHPLTYHQSPEHLHLRDRLDSQMSPSPSHSSSPSKPSDFSDSEEEDDEGEEEEITVS